From Solea senegalensis isolate Sse05_10M linkage group LG7, IFAPA_SoseM_1, whole genome shotgun sequence, a single genomic window includes:
- the pros1 gene encoding vitamin K-dependent protein S, which yields MWRKKRPLWESLACLIYLVTFVDAYRFLSHSSASQFLSRHRRANSMFEESKEGNMERECIEELCNREEAREIFENDPETEYFYPRYVVCLGSHRVGINNHKSDSAIPSDLRTCVNEISNQCTPFPCYKEGSERCVDGQASFTCVCKPGWKGLRCEDDIDECLDPEFLAGCDQKCNNVPGSFHCMCEEGYYSNNKINCVDKDECLMFPSICREPAKCVNTPGMYECRCPHGFKYNFTSKTCNDVNECELSVCDGTCINTVGSYACYCDGRQGLHLVESKRYCERIPVCVDLYDHKHSEMLYLGEEFSGLPVIYLLFRLPENTKFAAEFDFRTFDPEGVVLYAESSPDSWFMLGLRLGYIEVQIKNQHTSKVIHGGKIINDGQWHVISVDELERSISVKISKEAVMSINTPESLFTSVNGKLVTKVYIAGLPNRTNNLILPINPRLDGCIRGWNLMNQGASGVNEIIQEKKSKHCFVNVERGSFFTGGGLAHFNIDYRDSENWTVDVRMAIRPSSSTGVLFALVYNNTVPLSVAVVTKAEGDADLQVFLNDISIARLDSLMLCYPERLTLQLNVTSTGIQILANSSTVTYIATDVLQEALAHLNTTMQNPVSTCIGGIPDDVPLPATPVTAFYHGCMEITVNDRQLDFDEAVSKHNSIKSHSCPPVSAPESFHHTSTGSDYD from the exons ATGTGGAGGAAGAAACGGCCACTCTGGGAATCCTTGGCCTGTCTCATATATCTCGTGACGTTCGTCGATGCTTATCGAT TCCTGAGCCACAGCTCAGCCTCCCAGTTCCTAAGCAGGCACAGGAGGGCCAACTCCATGTTTGAGGAGAGCAAGGAGGGCAACATGGAGCGGGAGTGCATCGAGGAGCTGTGCAACAGGGAGGAGGCCAGGGAGATCTTTGAGAATGACCCAGAAACA GAATACTTCTATCCCAGATATGTTG TGTGTCTGGGTTCACATCGTGTCGGCATCAACAACCACAAATCAGATTCTGCCATTCCATCAGACCTCCGCACCTGTGTGAACG AGATTAGTAACCAGTGCACACCATTTCCATGCTACAAGGAGGGATCAGAGCGCTGTGTGGACGGTCAGGCGTccttcacatgtgtgtgtaaacctgGCTGGAAGGGGCTGCGCTGCGAGGACG ACATCGATGAGTGTTTGGATCCGGAATTTCTAGCAGGATGTGATCAAAAATGTAACAATGTTCCTGGGAGTTTCCACTGCATGTGCGAAGAGGGCTACTACAGCAATAACAAAATCAACTGTGTGG ATAAGGATGAATGTCTAATGTTCCCCAGTATCTGTCGAGAACCGGCTAAATGTGTCAACACTCCTGGCATGTATGAATGTCGCTGCCCCCACGGATTTAAGTATAACTTCACCTCCAAAACCTGCAATG ATGTCAACGAATGcgagttgagtgtgtgtgatggcacGTGTATAAACACAGTGGGCAGCTATGCGTGCTACTGTGATGGTCGCCAGGGTCTTCATTTGGTGGAAAGTAAACGATACTGTGAAAgaatccctgtgtgtgtggacctgtATGACCACAAACACTCAGAGATGCTTTATCTGGGGGAGGAGTTTTCAGGACTTCCTGTCATCTATCTGCTTTTCCGACTACCAGAGAACACAAA GTTCGCAGCAGAGTTTGACTTCCGTACATTTGACCCAGAGGGAGTTGTCCTGTATGCTGAGTCCTCGCCAGACTCTTGGTTTATGTTGGGACTAAGGCTCGGTTACATTGAGGTACAAATCAAAAACCAGCATACATCCAAGGTCATCCATGGAGGAAAAATTATAAACGATGGACAGTGGCATGTG ATATCTGTGGATGAACTGGAGAGAAGCATCAGTGTGAAAATCAGCAAAGAAGCTGTGATGAGCATCAACACCCCTGAGAGTCTCTTTACTTCAGTAAATGGAAAACTGGTGACCAAGGTCTACATTGCTGGACTGCCCAACCGCACTAACAACCTCATCTTACCT ATCAACCCTCGACTTGATGGCTGCATCAGAGGTTGGAACTTGATGAATCAGGGAGCATCTGGAGTGAATGAGATCATCCAAGAGAAGAAGAGTAAACACTGTTTTGTCAATGTGGAACGAGGATCTTTCTTTACTGGGGGAGGACTGGCACACTTCAACATTGACTACA GAGATTCTGAGAACTGGACTGTGGATGTCAGGATGGCTATACGTCCATCCAGTAGCACTGGTGTCCTTTTTGCCCTGGTCTACAACAATACAGTTCCCCTGTCAGTTGCTGTGGTAACAAAGGCAGAAGGAGATGCT GATCTGCAAGTGTTCCTGAATGATATCTCCATAGCAAGACTGGACTCGCTGATGCTGTGTTACCCCGAGCGGTTGACACTGCAGCTGAATGTGACTTCCACAGGAATCCAAATCTTGGCCAATTCCTCTACTGTTACTTACATTGCAACCGATGTCCTGCAGGAGGCGCTGGCACACCTCAACACCACCATGCAGAACCCCGTCAGTACATGTATTGGTGGGATACCAG ACGATGTTCCATTACCTGCCACGCCTGTGACAGCGTTTTACCATGGCTGCATGGAAATCACTGTCAATGACAGGCAGCTGGACTTTGATGAAGCTGTTAGCAAACATAACAGTATTAAGTCTCAttcctgtcctcctgtctcTGCTCCCGAGAGTTTCCATCACAccagcacaggaagtgactatGATTAA